A genomic region of Balaenoptera ricei isolate mBalRic1 chromosome 21, mBalRic1.hap2, whole genome shotgun sequence contains the following coding sequences:
- the LOC132356514 gene encoding cytochrome b-c1 complex subunit 7-like, protein MASRPAVAASSKWLEGIRKWYYNAAGFNKLGLMRDDTIYENEDVKEAIRRLPENLYNDRVFRIKRALDLTMRQQILPKKQWTKYEEDKFYLEPYLKEVIRERKEREEWAKK, encoded by the coding sequence ATGGCGAGTAGGCCTGCCGTTGCAGCATCAAGCAAGTGGCTGGAGGGTATTCGAAAATGGTATTACAATGCTGCCGGGTTCAATAAACTGGGCTTAATGCGAGATGATACGATATATGagaatgaagatgtaaaagaagCCATAAGAAGGCTTCCTGAGAACCTTTATAACGACAGGGTGTTTCGCATTAAGAGAGCACTGGACCTGACCATGAGGCAGCAGATCTTGCCTAAAAAGCAGTGGACAAAATATGAGGAGGATAAATTCTACCTTGAACCATATCTGAAAGAGGTTATtcgggaaagaaaagagagagaagaatgggcaaagaaaTAA